The following DNA comes from Allobranchiibius huperziae.
GGGGAACGACACTGGCTTCGAGCCACGGCCAGCGGTCCTCGAACCGCGTGATCCTCGGCACCGACCGGGCGCGCAGCGCGGCCGTGAGTCCACGGGTCAGCGAGTACGCGGAGAACGACGTGAAGTACCGGACCTGCTGGCGGACGCCGCGTACCTCGAACGTCGTCGTCGCGCCCATCGAGATGAGCCGTGCGAACATGCCCGACAGGCTCTCGAAGAGCGGCTGCACGACGACGCGCTGCTCATGCTCGAGAAGAGCGAGGTTGCCGGCCCAGACCTGGTCGGCGGCATCCCGTCGGTCCTCCTGCGACGACCGTTCGTCCGAGAGAACCGCGGCACCACGGTCGATCGTCTCGAAACCCGAGAGCAGGCCAGCGTATTCGCGGTACGGCCCCAAGAGACGTCGCAGGCCCTGGATGCCGTCACCGGACGCAAGGTAGGCGAGGTGGACCCAGAAGATGTCGTCGTAGATCGCGTTGTTGATCTGACGCATCCTGTTCGCGTCGCCCGTCAGCAGCCGGCGGCTCAGGCTGCGAGGGAGGTCCACATAACCGTTGCGGTCGGCGTCCAGGCGGAAGGGGAACAACACCAGGCGCGCATGGTGGGAGGCGATCGCAGCCATCCCGGCCCACTTGAAACCGGTCGGATGCTGGGCGTTCAGCCACGCATAGCGCGAGGAGATCTCCATGTTGCGATGGAAGGCGCAGCACGGCGGACTCAGCAGGGCCTGGGCAGCGGCGCGCCATCCCTCGACGCTGTCCGGTGGACCGTTCGGCAGCGCCAGGTCCAGAGCTCCCACGGTGGGTCACCCCTTAGCAGCGGGGACGAACTGCGCTTTGCGCCCAGTGTGCACCCGGACGGCTCAGGTGCGCCCGACGAATCGGCCGACCCGGCGGATGCGCAGTCCCAATGGCCCGCGGGGCGTCAGGCCGTATCGGTCAGCGCGAGCGGCGGCTGAAGTTCGCCGCCGAGTGGTTGCCACCCGACGCCGCACCCGCGCCACGAGAGCCGGAGCCCCCGGTGCGGGAGCCGGAGCCACCGCCGGAGCGGCGAGGACCCGAACCCGATGCCGAGCCCCCGGAACCTGAACCGGACCCGTTGCGGCGCTGGCCGCCGCCCGAGCCGCCCGCGGGGCGTCCCGAGCCCGAGCCGGCACCGCGACCACGTCCGCGACCGCCCGCCTGGCCGTTGGACGAAGGCTTCTTGGCCGAACGCTGCTGCTGCGGCGCGGCCGGCGGGACGTACCCCTCGACCAGGACGCGCTCGCCCGGGGCGAGTTCGCGCAGCACCGGGTGCTCGGTGTTGGTGACCTGCGTGGTCGTCGGGTGGATGCCCGCGGCCCGGGTGAGGCTGCGGACGTCGCCGCGCTGATCGGGGGTCATCAAGGTGATGACGGAGCCCGCGGCGCCGGCCCGCGCGGTGCGACCCGAACGGTGCAGGTACGCCTTGTGCTCCGACGGCGGGTCGGCGTGGATGACCAACGCGACGTCGTCGACGTGGATGCCGCGCGCCGCGACGTCCGTGGCGACGAGGGTGTGCACAGCGCCGGAGCTGAAGGCCTCCATGTTGCGAGTGCGCGCGTTCTGGCCGAGGTTTCCGTGCAGGTCAACTGCCGGGACGCCGCGGCTGTTCAGCTGCCGCGCAAGGGCTTTCGCGCCGTGCTTGGTGCGGGTGAAGACGATGGTCCGGCCCGGTGCCGAGGTCAGGTCGACCAGCACCGGCACCCGCAGGTCCTTCTCGAGCCCGAGGACATGGTGGGACATCGCGGCGACGGGGGACTGGGCTGAATCGGCCTCGTGCGTCACCGGTTTGCGCAGGAACTCACGGACCAGGACGTCGATCGCCTTGTCCAGGGTGGCCGAGAAGAGCAGCCGCTGGCCGTCCTTCGGCGTCTGGCGCAGCAGGCGGCGTACGCCGGGCAGGAAGCCCAGGTCGGCCATGTGGTCGGCCTCGTCGAGGATGGTGACCTGCACGTCGTCCAGGCGGCAGAATCCTTGAGAAATAAGGTCTTCCAGGCGACCCGGGCAGGCGATCAGGATGTCGACACCGGCCTGCAGGCCGCGTACCTGCGGGTTCTGGCCGACCCCGCCGAAGACGGTCAGGGTGTTCAGACCCATGGTGCGGGCCAGCGGCTTGATCACGGCGTCGATCTGGGTGACCAGTTCGCGCGTCGGGGCCAGGATCAGCGCGTGCGGTTTGCGAGCCACGCGGGGGCGCTTGGACTCGGCGAGGCGCGCCACCAGGGGGAGGGAGAAGGCCAGCGTCTTGCCGGAGCCCGTGCGGCCGCGGCCGAGCACGTCGCGACCTGCGAGCGAGTCGCGCAGGGTCGCGGCCTGGATGGGAGTGGGCTCGGCGATGCCTTGGCCGGTCAGTACGTCGACCAGGAGAGCGGGCACGCCGAAGTCAGTGAAAGTTGAAGTCATCAAATCGCGATCTAGAAGAAGTCTCCCCGGACCGGCCGGTTCTCCAGGCTGGAGGGCCGCGCATGGAGCGAACTCGACATGCGGATCAATTCGTGGGTGAGACAGACGCCGAACTGATGCACCTCACGATACCGGCGCGAAGGCTGTGAGCCGAATCGGCGCGTGCACGCGGAGTGTCTGGACCCCAGTGGCAGACATCTGCGTCGAGCGGCATATCTGCAGGAGGTGCACTGGAGGCATAGGTATGCCACTCGGGAGGAGGGTGCTGCAAGACTCGGTCGTATGGCGGGGGAGCGGGACGCGGTCGTCGTGGGAGCGGGTCCGAACGGGCTCGCCGCGGCGGTCACCTTGGCGCGCGCCGGGCTGCGGGTCGACCTGCTCGAGCAGGCCGGCCGGATCGGCGGGGGAGCGGGCACGCGCGAACTGACGCTCCCGGGCTTCCATCACGACGTCGCGTCCGCGGTGCACCCGATGGCCCTGGCGTCGCCGTTCTTCCGGCAGTTCCAGATCGAACGCCGCATCGACCTGCGCGTGCCGGAGATCTCCTTCGGCCACCCGCTTCCGCACGGGCGCAGCGGCATCGCCTACCGCGACCTGGACCGCACGGCAGAGGCGCTGGGGCGTGACGGTGCGGCGTACCGGCGGCTCTTCGCCCCCCTGGTCCGACGGGTGGAGCAGCTGACGCGGTTCACCGGGGAGTCCCTGCTGCAGCTCCCGACCGAACCTGCGGTGACACTCGATTACGGCCTACGAGCGCTCGAACAGGGCTCTCCTGCATGGCGACTGCGTTTCCACGAGGAGGTCGCCCCCGCGATCCTCACGGGCGCAGCCGCGCACACCATCGGGTCGCACCCACGGCTCGCGATGGCCGGCGCCGGGCTGGCGCTCGGCACCCACGCGCATGCCGCCGGGTGGCCGGTGCCGATCGGCGGCAGCCAGGCGATCGCCGACGCGCT
Coding sequences within:
- a CDS encoding DEAD/DEAH box helicase, translating into MTSTFTDFGVPALLVDVLTGQGIAEPTPIQAATLRDSLAGRDVLGRGRTGSGKTLAFSLPLVARLAESKRPRVARKPHALILAPTRELVTQIDAVIKPLARTMGLNTLTVFGGVGQNPQVRGLQAGVDILIACPGRLEDLISQGFCRLDDVQVTILDEADHMADLGFLPGVRRLLRQTPKDGQRLLFSATLDKAIDVLVREFLRKPVTHEADSAQSPVAAMSHHVLGLEKDLRVPVLVDLTSAPGRTIVFTRTKHGAKALARQLNSRGVPAVDLHGNLGQNARTRNMEAFSSGAVHTLVATDVAARGIHVDDVALVIHADPPSEHKAYLHRSGRTARAGAAGSVITLMTPDQRGDVRSLTRAAGIHPTTTQVTNTEHPVLRELAPGERVLVEGYVPPAAPQQQRSAKKPSSNGQAGGRGRGRGAGSGSGRPAGGSGGGQRRNGSGSGSGGSASGSGPRRSGGGSGSRTGGSGSRGAGAASGGNHSAANFSRRSR
- a CDS encoding DUF2515 family protein yields the protein MGALDLALPNGPPDSVEGWRAAAQALLSPPCCAFHRNMEISSRYAWLNAQHPTGFKWAGMAAIASHHARLVLFPFRLDADRNGYVDLPRSLSRRLLTGDANRMRQINNAIYDDIFWVHLAYLASGDGIQGLRRLLGPYREYAGLLSGFETIDRGAAVLSDERSSQEDRRDAADQVWAGNLALLEHEQRVVVQPLFESLSGMFARLISMGATTTFEVRGVRQQVRYFTSFSAYSLTRGLTAALRARSVPRITRFEDRWPWLEASVVPRFRRLDSDQALVTRTLGRVVEAGKRYGEMPCLIPPNYLGRGTLTE